Proteins from one Aythya fuligula isolate bAytFul2 chromosome 11, bAytFul2.pri, whole genome shotgun sequence genomic window:
- the EIF3J gene encoding eukaryotic translation initiation factor 3 subunit J, giving the protein MAAEADSWDADSFEVVEPVAKRLVPGVAAGDRWAGEDEEDDVKDNWDDEEEEEEAKETEIKQEPKVSEKKKIAEKIKEKEKQQKKKQEELKKRLEAPEEHRELTPEEQLADKLRLKKLQEESDLELAKETFGVNNTCGIDAMNPSSKDDFTEFGKLLKEKITQYEKSLHYASFLEALVRDVCISLEIDDLKKITNSLTVLCSEKQKQEKQSKAKKKKKGVVPGGGLKATMKDDLADYGGYDGEYVQDFEDFM; this is encoded by the exons ATGGCGGCGGAGGCGGACTCGTGGG ACGCCGACAGCTTCGAGGTGGTGGAGCCGGTGGCGAAGCGCCTGGTGCCGGGGGTGGCGGCCGGCGACCGCTGGGCCGGAGAGGATGAGGAGGACGACGTGAAG GATAACTGGGAcgatgaggaggaagaggaggaagcaaaGGAGACAGAGATAAAACAAG AACccaaagtttcagaaaaaaagaaaatagcagaaaaaataaaagaaaaagaaaaacaacaaaagaaaaagcaagaggagCTTAAAAAAAGG ttaGAGGCACCAGAGGAACATAGAGAACTTACACCAGAAGAACAGTTAGCAGACAAACTACGGCTAAAGAAATTGCAAGAGGAGTCAGACCTTGAGTTAGCAAAAGAAACCTTTG GTGTAAATAACACTTGTGGAATAGATGCCATGAATCCCTCTTCAAAAGATGACTTTACGGAATTTGGCAAactactaaaagaaaaaattacacaATATGAAAAATCATTACATTATGCCAGTTTTTTGGAAGCGTTAGTTCGAGACGTATGTATTTCAT tGGAAATTGATGATTTGAAAAAGATCACAAATTCTTTGACAGTACTatgcagtgaaaaacaaaaacaagaaaag cAAAGTAAagccaaaaagaagaaaaaaggtgttGTGCCTGGAGGTGGTTTAAAGGCTACTATGAAAGATGACCTGGCTGATTATGGAGGATATGATGGAGAATATGTACAAGACTTTGAAGACTTCATGTGA